One segment of Lutra lutra chromosome 12, mLutLut1.2, whole genome shotgun sequence DNA contains the following:
- the P2RX2 gene encoding P2X purinoceptor 2 isoform X1, whose amino-acid sequence MEAAEPKTPAWADAAGRLARGCWSAFWDYETPKVIVVKNRRLGVVYRAVQLLILLYFVWYVFIVQKSYQDSETGPESSVITKVKGITFSEHKVWDVEEYVKPPEGGSVFSIITRIEVTPSQTLGTCPESMRVSNATCDSDVDCMARQLDMLGNGLRTGRCVPYYQGSAKTCEVSGWCPVEDGASVSQFLGKMAPNFTILIKNSIHYPKFQFSKSNIEHRKDGYLKRCTFDEVSDLYCPIFKLGFIVERAGENFTKLAHTGGVIGVIINWDCDLDLSASKCNPKYSFRRLDPKHVPASSGYNFRFAKYYKVNGSTTRTLIKAYGIRIDVIVHGQAGKFSLIPTIINLATALTSIGVGSFLCDWILLTFMNKNKVYSHKKFDKVCTLRRSPGSWPTTLALVLGQAPPPPHPCSTDPGQAGQALASPSAWLCPTSAPCEQMADPPQQTAGPELCTSGPSQQDSTLSDPRGLAQL is encoded by the exons ATGGAGGCCGCTGAGCCCAAGACCCCCGCGTGGGCGGACGCGGCCGGGCGCCTGGCCCGCGGCTGCTGGTCGGCGTTCTGGGACTACGAGACGCCCAAGGTGATCGTGGTGAAGAACCGGCGCCTGGGCGTCGTGTACCGCGCGGTGCAGCTGCTCATCCTGCTCTACTTCGTGTG GTACGTGTTCATCGTGCAGAAGAGCTACCAGGACAGCGAGACGGGCCCCGAGAGCTCCGTCATCACCAAGGTCAAGGGCATCACCTTCTCCGAACACAAAGTGTGGGACGTGGAGGAGTACGTGAAGCCCCCCGAG GGAGGCAGCGTGTTCAGCATCATCACCAGGATTGAGGTCACACCCTCCCAGACCCTCGGAACCTGCCCAGAG AGTATGAGGGTCAGCAACGCCACCTGTGACTCAGATGTGGACTGCATGGCCAGGCAGCTGGACATGCTGGGAAACG GCCTGCGGACTGGGCGCTGCGTACCCTACTACCAAGGCTCAGCCAAGACCTGCGAGGTGTCCGGCTGGTGCCCGGTGGAAGACGGGGCCTCTGTCAG CCAATTTCTCGGCAAGATGGCCCCAAATTTCACCATCCTCATCAAGAACAGCATCCACTACCCTAAATTCCAGTTCTCCAA GAGCAACATAGAGCACAGGAAGGACGGCTACCTGAAGCGCTGCACGTTCGATGAGGTCTCTGATCTCTACTGTCCCATTTTCAAGCTGGGCTTCATTGTGGAACGGGCAGGGGAGAACTTCACGAAGCTGGCTCATACG GGTGGCGTCATTGGGGTCATTATCAACTGGGACTGTGACCTGGACCTGTCAGCGTCAAAGTGCAACCCCAAGTATTCCTTCCGGAGGCTTGACCCCAAGCACGTCCCAGCCTCATCTGGCTACAACTTCAG GTTCGCCAAATATTACAAGGTAAATGGCAGCACCACCCGCACACTCATCAAGGCCTATGGGATCCGCATTGACGTCATCGTGCATGGACAG GCAGGGAAGTTCAGCCTGATCCCCACCATCATTAATCTGGCCACGGCACTGACCTCCATCGGGGTG GGCTCCTTCCTGTGTGACTGGATCTTGCTGACGTTTATGAACAAGAACAAGGTGTACAGCCATAAGAAATTCGACAAGGTGTGCACACTGAGACGCTCACCTGGTAGCTGGCCTACGACTCTGGCGCTTGTGCTgggccaggcccctcccccaccccacccctgctctacAGACCCCGGCCAAGCCGGCCAAGCCCTGGCTTCCCCGTCCGCATGGCTttgccccacctctgccccatgTGAGCAGATGGCAGACCCTCCCCAGCAGACGGCGGGACCAGAGCTGTGCACCTCCGGACCTTCCCAGCAGGACTCCACACTCTCAGACCCCCGAGGTCTGGCCCAGCTCTGA
- the P2RX2 gene encoding P2X purinoceptor 2 isoform X3: MEAAEPKTPAWADAAGRLARGCWSAFWDYETPKVIVVKNRRLGVVYRAVQLLILLYFVWYVFIVQKSYQDSETGPESSVITKVKGITFSEHKVWDVEEYVKPPEGGSVFSIITRIEVTPSQTLGTCPESMRVSNATCDSDVDCMARQLDMLGNGLRTGRCVPYYQGSAKTCEVSGWCPVEDGASVSQFLGKMAPNFTILIKNSIHYPKFQFSKSNIEHRKDGYLKRCTFDEVSDLYCPIFKLGFIVERAGENFTKLAHTGGVIGVIINWDCDLDLSASKCNPKYSFRRLDPKHVPASSGYNFRFAKYYKVNGSTTRTLIKAYGIRIDVIVHGQAGKFSLIPTIINLATALTSIGVGSFLCDWILLTFMNKNKVYSHKKFDKTAGPELCTSGPSQQDSTLSDPRGLAQL, translated from the exons ATGGAGGCCGCTGAGCCCAAGACCCCCGCGTGGGCGGACGCGGCCGGGCGCCTGGCCCGCGGCTGCTGGTCGGCGTTCTGGGACTACGAGACGCCCAAGGTGATCGTGGTGAAGAACCGGCGCCTGGGCGTCGTGTACCGCGCGGTGCAGCTGCTCATCCTGCTCTACTTCGTGTG GTACGTGTTCATCGTGCAGAAGAGCTACCAGGACAGCGAGACGGGCCCCGAGAGCTCCGTCATCACCAAGGTCAAGGGCATCACCTTCTCCGAACACAAAGTGTGGGACGTGGAGGAGTACGTGAAGCCCCCCGAG GGAGGCAGCGTGTTCAGCATCATCACCAGGATTGAGGTCACACCCTCCCAGACCCTCGGAACCTGCCCAGAG AGTATGAGGGTCAGCAACGCCACCTGTGACTCAGATGTGGACTGCATGGCCAGGCAGCTGGACATGCTGGGAAACG GCCTGCGGACTGGGCGCTGCGTACCCTACTACCAAGGCTCAGCCAAGACCTGCGAGGTGTCCGGCTGGTGCCCGGTGGAAGACGGGGCCTCTGTCAG CCAATTTCTCGGCAAGATGGCCCCAAATTTCACCATCCTCATCAAGAACAGCATCCACTACCCTAAATTCCAGTTCTCCAA GAGCAACATAGAGCACAGGAAGGACGGCTACCTGAAGCGCTGCACGTTCGATGAGGTCTCTGATCTCTACTGTCCCATTTTCAAGCTGGGCTTCATTGTGGAACGGGCAGGGGAGAACTTCACGAAGCTGGCTCATACG GGTGGCGTCATTGGGGTCATTATCAACTGGGACTGTGACCTGGACCTGTCAGCGTCAAAGTGCAACCCCAAGTATTCCTTCCGGAGGCTTGACCCCAAGCACGTCCCAGCCTCATCTGGCTACAACTTCAG GTTCGCCAAATATTACAAGGTAAATGGCAGCACCACCCGCACACTCATCAAGGCCTATGGGATCCGCATTGACGTCATCGTGCATGGACAG GCAGGGAAGTTCAGCCTGATCCCCACCATCATTAATCTGGCCACGGCACTGACCTCCATCGGGGTG GGCTCCTTCCTGTGTGACTGGATCTTGCTGACGTTTATGAACAAGAACAAGGTGTACAGCCATAAGAAATTCGACAAG ACGGCGGGACCAGAGCTGTGCACCTCCGGACCTTCCCAGCAGGACTCCACACTCTCAGACCCCCGAGGTCTGGCCCAGCTCTGA
- the P2RX2 gene encoding P2X purinoceptor 2 isoform X2 yields the protein MEAAEPKTPAWADAAGRLARGCWSAFWDYETPKVIVVKNRRLGVVYRAVQLLILLYFVWYVFIVQKSYQDSETGPESSVITKVKGITFSEHKVWDVEEYVKPPEGGSVFSIITRIEVTPSQTLGTCPESMRVSNATCDSDVDCMARQLDMLGNGLRTGRCVPYYQGSAKTCEVSGWCPVEDGASVSQFLGKMAPNFTILIKNSIHYPKFQFSKSNIEHRKDGYLKRCTFDEVSDLYCPIFKLGFIVERAGENFTKLAHTGGVIGVIINWDCDLDLSASKCNPKYSFRRLDPKHVPASSGYNFRFAKYYKVNGSTTRTLIKAYGIRIDVIVHGQAGKFSLIPTIINLATALTSIGVGSFLCDWILLTFMNKNKVYSHKKFDKMADPPQQTAGPELCTSGPSQQDSTLSDPRGLAQL from the exons ATGGAGGCCGCTGAGCCCAAGACCCCCGCGTGGGCGGACGCGGCCGGGCGCCTGGCCCGCGGCTGCTGGTCGGCGTTCTGGGACTACGAGACGCCCAAGGTGATCGTGGTGAAGAACCGGCGCCTGGGCGTCGTGTACCGCGCGGTGCAGCTGCTCATCCTGCTCTACTTCGTGTG GTACGTGTTCATCGTGCAGAAGAGCTACCAGGACAGCGAGACGGGCCCCGAGAGCTCCGTCATCACCAAGGTCAAGGGCATCACCTTCTCCGAACACAAAGTGTGGGACGTGGAGGAGTACGTGAAGCCCCCCGAG GGAGGCAGCGTGTTCAGCATCATCACCAGGATTGAGGTCACACCCTCCCAGACCCTCGGAACCTGCCCAGAG AGTATGAGGGTCAGCAACGCCACCTGTGACTCAGATGTGGACTGCATGGCCAGGCAGCTGGACATGCTGGGAAACG GCCTGCGGACTGGGCGCTGCGTACCCTACTACCAAGGCTCAGCCAAGACCTGCGAGGTGTCCGGCTGGTGCCCGGTGGAAGACGGGGCCTCTGTCAG CCAATTTCTCGGCAAGATGGCCCCAAATTTCACCATCCTCATCAAGAACAGCATCCACTACCCTAAATTCCAGTTCTCCAA GAGCAACATAGAGCACAGGAAGGACGGCTACCTGAAGCGCTGCACGTTCGATGAGGTCTCTGATCTCTACTGTCCCATTTTCAAGCTGGGCTTCATTGTGGAACGGGCAGGGGAGAACTTCACGAAGCTGGCTCATACG GGTGGCGTCATTGGGGTCATTATCAACTGGGACTGTGACCTGGACCTGTCAGCGTCAAAGTGCAACCCCAAGTATTCCTTCCGGAGGCTTGACCCCAAGCACGTCCCAGCCTCATCTGGCTACAACTTCAG GTTCGCCAAATATTACAAGGTAAATGGCAGCACCACCCGCACACTCATCAAGGCCTATGGGATCCGCATTGACGTCATCGTGCATGGACAG GCAGGGAAGTTCAGCCTGATCCCCACCATCATTAATCTGGCCACGGCACTGACCTCCATCGGGGTG GGCTCCTTCCTGTGTGACTGGATCTTGCTGACGTTTATGAACAAGAACAAGGTGTACAGCCATAAGAAATTCGACAAG ATGGCAGACCCTCCCCAGCAGACGGCGGGACCAGAGCTGTGCACCTCCGGACCTTCCCAGCAGGACTCCACACTCTCAGACCCCCGAGGTCTGGCCCAGCTCTGA
- the P2RX2 gene encoding P2X purinoceptor 2 isoform X4, whose protein sequence is MEAAEPKTPAWADAAGRLARGCWSAFWDYETPKVIVVKNRRLGVVYRAVQLLILLYFVWYVFIVQKSYQDSETGPESSVITKVKGITFSEHKVWDVEEYVKPPEGGSVFSIITRIEVTPSQTLGTCPESMRVSNATCDSDVDCMARQLDMLGNGLRTGRCVPYYQGSAKTCEVSGWCPVEDGASVSQFLGKMAPNFTILIKNSIHYPKFQFSKSNIEHRKDGYLKRCTFDEVSDLYCPIFKLGFIVERAGENFTKLAHTGGVIGVIINWDCDLDLSASKCNPKYSFRRLDPKHVPASSGYNFRFAKYYKVNGSTTRTLIKAYGIRIDVIVHGQAGKFSLIPTIINLATALTSIGVGSFLCDWILLTFMNKNKVYSHKKFDKQDSTLSDPRGLAQL, encoded by the exons ATGGAGGCCGCTGAGCCCAAGACCCCCGCGTGGGCGGACGCGGCCGGGCGCCTGGCCCGCGGCTGCTGGTCGGCGTTCTGGGACTACGAGACGCCCAAGGTGATCGTGGTGAAGAACCGGCGCCTGGGCGTCGTGTACCGCGCGGTGCAGCTGCTCATCCTGCTCTACTTCGTGTG GTACGTGTTCATCGTGCAGAAGAGCTACCAGGACAGCGAGACGGGCCCCGAGAGCTCCGTCATCACCAAGGTCAAGGGCATCACCTTCTCCGAACACAAAGTGTGGGACGTGGAGGAGTACGTGAAGCCCCCCGAG GGAGGCAGCGTGTTCAGCATCATCACCAGGATTGAGGTCACACCCTCCCAGACCCTCGGAACCTGCCCAGAG AGTATGAGGGTCAGCAACGCCACCTGTGACTCAGATGTGGACTGCATGGCCAGGCAGCTGGACATGCTGGGAAACG GCCTGCGGACTGGGCGCTGCGTACCCTACTACCAAGGCTCAGCCAAGACCTGCGAGGTGTCCGGCTGGTGCCCGGTGGAAGACGGGGCCTCTGTCAG CCAATTTCTCGGCAAGATGGCCCCAAATTTCACCATCCTCATCAAGAACAGCATCCACTACCCTAAATTCCAGTTCTCCAA GAGCAACATAGAGCACAGGAAGGACGGCTACCTGAAGCGCTGCACGTTCGATGAGGTCTCTGATCTCTACTGTCCCATTTTCAAGCTGGGCTTCATTGTGGAACGGGCAGGGGAGAACTTCACGAAGCTGGCTCATACG GGTGGCGTCATTGGGGTCATTATCAACTGGGACTGTGACCTGGACCTGTCAGCGTCAAAGTGCAACCCCAAGTATTCCTTCCGGAGGCTTGACCCCAAGCACGTCCCAGCCTCATCTGGCTACAACTTCAG GTTCGCCAAATATTACAAGGTAAATGGCAGCACCACCCGCACACTCATCAAGGCCTATGGGATCCGCATTGACGTCATCGTGCATGGACAG GCAGGGAAGTTCAGCCTGATCCCCACCATCATTAATCTGGCCACGGCACTGACCTCCATCGGGGTG GGCTCCTTCCTGTGTGACTGGATCTTGCTGACGTTTATGAACAAGAACAAGGTGTACAGCCATAAGAAATTCGACAAG CAGGACTCCACACTCTCAGACCCCCGAGGTCTGGCCCAGCTCTGA